GCGCGGGGACCAGCGAGGCGAGCGTCTTGCCGGTCCCGCAGGCCCCTTCGAACAGCACATCCCGGCCCTCGTCGAGGGCGTCGTATATCGTTCCCATCGCCTCCTGCTGATGGTCGTACGGCTCCTCGAAGGGGAAAAACCGCATGTAGCCGTCGTCCGTCGTTGCCACGTACTCTCGATTGGCCGTTCACCGGCAAAAGGGTTCGGCCCCACAGCTACTTGCCGCGAGCGCCCTTCCTGAAACGTATGTGGCGTGTCACGCTCACTGTCGCCATCGCGCTTCTCGCGGGCTGTTCCGGCCTCTTTTCGGCCGGGTCGACAGCGGACGGCGGCGACCCGGTGACGCCAGCGCCCGTCCCCACTCCCTCACCGGACGCGACAGTGACAGTCCCGACTAGCAACGGAACCGTCGACGTGGGCCGACTACTGGACCGTCACCAGCAGGCGCTTTCGACCCGGAGCTTCCACCGCCACGTCGAACAGGCGGGGCCACAGAACACGCTCGACGTCTGGGTAGACCGTGAGCGAGAGGTCCAGCGCGTCAGACGTCGGTTCGGTCCGATATCGGACGATGTGATCCTCGCCAACGGGACGGTGTACACCAACGTCCGAGACGATCCTGATACGCCGTACGCCACCACGCCCGCGACACCGAACACCTCGCTGGTCACCTCGACAGCCGGGAGTAATCTGCTCCGACAACTCCTGTCGAATACCGAGTATCGGCAGGTGGATTCCGTCCAGTGGAACGGACGACCGGTCGCTGTTCTGGCCGCGACGGATACGGTCGAGACGCCGATTGGCGAGAACGAGTCCGAAATCGGGCGGTCGCGGCTGTACGTCGACCGACAGGGGGTAATCAGATACGTCGAACACACCGAACGTCGACCGGACCGGCCGGACATCGATACGACAGTGACGGTCACGACCGACACCGAGCGCGTCCCGATTCCGTGGTGGCTCGAAGACAGCGACCCCTACGACTCCGGCTCGATGTAGACTTTCCTGATGTCGCCGTTAGTGTCCTGCATCGCTGATTCGAGGGTCGTTATCTCGTCGTCCATCGACTCAGTATCGAGTGCCGGGTCGAACTGTAGGTCCGCGAAGACGATGACCTCGTTCGGCCCGAAGTAGACCGTCCGGAAGCCGATGATCTCCGTCACGTTCTCGTTCTGCATGATGACGTCACGGAGTCGCTGTTCCTCGTCCGTCGGGAGGCTTTCCCCCAGGAGGAGGCGCTTGTTCTCCCAGGCCAGGGCCAGGGCGAAGCCCATCAGCATAATCCCGATGAGCAGCGCGGAGATCCGGTCGAAAAACGGGTTGCCGGTCTGCTGTTCGAGGAACAGGCCGACCAGCGCGATGACGATGCCTGCCAGCGCGATGGTGTCCTCAGTGAGCGCGGTCAGCGTCGTCACGTCGCTGGTCTTGCGGAACGCCTCGCGGTAGCCCGACCAGTCGTTCCGGTCGATCTGGCGTTTCATTTCGGCGCGGGCCTTTATCAGCGCGTACGTCTCGAACACGAACGCGCCGAGGAGGACGGTGTAGTTGACCCACAGCGGGTCCAGCCACGCCGGCGGCTGGAAGGAGATGAATAGGAACTCGACTGCCTCCCCGGCGTGTCCACCGCCGCCGTGCCCGCCGGCGGTCAGTTGGTTGTAGCCGTGTTTCGCGCTCTCCCAGCCGGCGATGCCGAACAGGAACACGGAGACGAGAAAACTGTAGAAGAACTGCGCCTTGCCGTAGCCAAAGGGGTGGCGACGGTCCCGCTCCCGCTCGCTGAACCGAATCCCGATGAGCAAGAACACCTGGTTTCCGGTGTCTGAGATGCTGTGGTACGTTTCCGACAGCATCGCGGCACTCCCGGTAAGGAGGAAGCCGAAGAACTTCAGAATCGCAATCGCGCCGTTGGCTATCAGTGCGGCGATGACGACTGATTTGCTCCCTGCCATTATTTTTCCGTCACATCCATCACGCAAAATGCTTCTGGATTTATACCTGGCTCCGTTACCGGCGGTATGCTCACTGTCATCTCAGATACGCACGGGACGGACGACCATCGACTGTCAGGTCGGACGCTTGATGCTGTCCGCGAGGCCGACCACGTTCTCCACGCGGGCGATTTCATGACCGAGCGGGTCCTCGATGCTATCGACGCCGAATGCGACGAACTGACCGGCGTCGTCGGGAACAACGATAGACCGGCGGTCCGCGCCCGCCTCCCCGACGTTGCGACCGTCTCCTGGGAGGGGCTGACCATCGTCGTTGTCCACGGCCACGAGCACACCGAAACCGCCCTCGGGATGCTGGCTCGGCAGGAAAACGCCGATATCGTCGTCGTCGGACACTCGCACAAACCCGTACTGACTGATTTCGGCGGCTGGACGCTGGTCAACCCGGGCAGTTATGCGGACCCGCGGCGCTATCAGCCGGCCCACGCGGAACTGGATGTGATGGCCGGTGACGTTCGCGTCCGTCTCCGCTCCCCGGATGGCACGCCGATATCGACGACTATCGTCGAACGGTGAGACAGTTACACGGTAACTTTCCGTCAAAAGCTCGCGTCACAGTGAACCGAATCGGCGGCTACTGGCGCATGTACCACAGCGCCGCCATGCCTGCAATGACGAACGCGCCGCCGGCGAAGAACGCCAGTCCCGGCGGAATCACAGCAGCGGCGGCTTCAGCGCCGCCCTGTGCGGCGGTGTCGAGCGCACCCGCAGTGGCCTCGAAGCCGCCGTCCGTCACGGTAGCGTTCTCGGCGTAGAGACTCGGATTCCGGGGGTCAGTGTCCGCACTCCCGGAGGTCACTGTCGGGCCACCGAACAGCGACCCAAGTCCGCTCCCGAACACCTGCTGGACCAGCAGACTGGCGAAGCCGATGATCGCGAGCCCGCCGATAATGTTCGCTAGCGCCGCCCGCAGCCCCGACGTCTCCTGTTCGTCGCCGGCACAGATAACGAGT
The genomic region above belongs to Haloarcula hispanica ATCC 33960 and contains:
- a CDS encoding metallophosphoesterase, whose product is MLTVISDTHGTDDHRLSGRTLDAVREADHVLHAGDFMTERVLDAIDAECDELTGVVGNNDRPAVRARLPDVATVSWEGLTIVVVHGHEHTETALGMLARQENADIVVVGHSHKPVLTDFGGWTLVNPGSYADPRRYQPAHAELDVMAGDVRVRLRSPDGTPISTTIVER
- a CDS encoding ArsR/SmtB family transcription factor — protein: MSLLPSRDPATPDAEPRVIGVDSDDADDVLSALSAETARNLLSELNKEPAPPSELADRVDTSLQNAQYHLKKLKNAGAVEVVDTAYSEKGREMDVFAPANQPLVICAGDEQETSGLRAALANIIGGLAIIGFASLLVQQVFGSGLGSLFGGPTVTSGSADTDPRNPSLYAENATVTDGGFEATAGALDTAAQGGAEAAAAVIPPGLAFFAGGAFVIAGMAALWYMRQ
- a CDS encoding cation diffusion facilitator family transporter — encoded protein: MAGSKSVVIAALIANGAIAILKFFGFLLTGSAAMLSETYHSISDTGNQVFLLIGIRFSERERDRRHPFGYGKAQFFYSFLVSVFLFGIAGWESAKHGYNQLTAGGHGGGGHAGEAVEFLFISFQPPAWLDPLWVNYTVLLGAFVFETYALIKARAEMKRQIDRNDWSGYREAFRKTSDVTTLTALTEDTIALAGIVIALVGLFLEQQTGNPFFDRISALLIGIMLMGFALALAWENKRLLLGESLPTDEEQRLRDVIMQNENVTEIIGFRTVYFGPNEVIVFADLQFDPALDTESMDDEITTLESAMQDTNGDIRKVYIEPES